GGGTCAGCGAGACATCCGTTCCACCCGCATGGATAAGGGTGGCGAAATCATACGCTTCGACGAGCCCGAGAATGCGATCGGGCCGCGTTTCGGAAAAGGGGGCGGGTGTGTACATTCAGTTTCTCTCTGGCGCGGTCAGTGCAATGGCTTCGAGCGAAAGATCGCCATACATCAGCTTGAGATGACGATGTGCGATCTCCATGTGCTCGCGCATCAGGCGGGCTGCCGTTTCCGCATCCTCCCTGCGCAGGGCAGCGACGATATCGGCGTGATAGCGGCTGTTCTCGCGGGACCATTCACCGTGCAGTTCATGGGCAGCGCTTTCACGCGCCGTGGCATTGACGAGGATCCCCACGATGACCTCGATCATCAGAAGCAACAGCCGGTTTGGAACGCAGCTGGCAATGATCGTGTGAAATTCGAACTCGGCTTCGCGCTGGCGGCGACGGCTGCGCTCGTCATGTGCGGGTATCGATGACAGCTCGATCTGGGCGTCGAGCCTATCAAAGGTCTCTTCGTCAATGTGCCCGACGACCGAGTACATCAGCTGAACCTCGATCGTGGAGCGCAGCTCGTAAATGTCGTCGATCGTCACTTTCTCGAAATAGCAGAAGTTCTGCACGGCCTGGATCGACTCGAGAACGCTGCTGCCGGTGACGATTGGACCGCCATTGGGCCCGGTCTTCATCCGCACCAGCCCCTGAACTTCCAGCTCTTTCAGGGCTTCGCGGATGGTGGCGCGACTGGCGCCGAAGGCGGTGATCATTTCCTTTTCGACGGGCAGGCTATCACCGGGTTCAAGCCCTTCGGTGATGATCCATGACCGGATTTCGCCCGCAATGACCGACGACCGTTTGGGTGTCCGGGTAAGAAGGTGGCTCAATCGGCGTGAATTCTTGCGCCCCTCCCCGTCCTGCGTCGATGTCATGAGATTCCTGTCCTTGATGGTTCGGATACAGCCGGGGGCCGGTCTGGCCCCCGGCCCTGAGGTTATTTCGCGTCGGCGGTCGCGACGTTTTCGGGCCAGATGACCTGGTTCTGTCCGTCCTGCATCTGGGCGACAGGCACGGGAATCGCATCGGCGCCAGACCGCACCGTGTGATCTTCGCCGAACTGCATCCGTCCGATCAGGCACTCGTAATCCGTCTTGCCGATCTCTTCTGAAATGGCGGCCGCCTCGGTGGAGCCCGCCGCATCGACGGCCCGCAGGGCTACGAGCATGGTGCAATAGGCGTGCGCATGGCTGTAGTTGGCCGGGGTGTCGAATTCGGCCTCGATGCGGTCACTGAATTCCTGGTGGGCCGGCGTGATCTCGGGGCTGAACTGAAGGGCTGCCCAGATCAGACCGTCGGCGATTTCGGGGGCCACTTCCATGAACTCGGGTCGGGTCGGGTAGAAGATCGCAAGGTGCGAGGCTTCCAGCGCCTGCTCGTCCAACTGGCGCACGAAGGAGGTGCCCGAGTTGGCAAGGGTGAAGACCGAGATCAGGACATCGGGATCAAGGCCGCGCAGTTTCGAAAGCTGCGGGTAGAAGTCGGTCGTGCCGGTGGGCGTGGTTTCGGTGGCGATCACCTCCCAGCCATCTTCCTCGAACAGCTTTCCGATCTGTTCCGCATTGGCGAGGCCATAGTCGGTATCCTCGACCACGAAGGCGATCTGCTTGTTGCCTTCCTCGATCACGTCGTTTTCGAAGGCCCACTTGTAGAACCCGTGGACCGCCTGGCCGTAACCGTCGCTGTTGTAGTTGCCCTTCCAGTAATATTCATACCGCTCCGGGTCGGAGAGGACCTTGTCCGCGATGGCCGAGGACACCGGCTCGGCGCTCAGGATCGGCACACCGTATTGCGGAGCCATCTCCATCAGCGCCATGGTGACGTGGCTGTGCAGCGTGTCGCCGATGATCATGTCGACGGAATCCTGCGTCATCAGACGCTGGGCCGCACTGATGCCAACCTCGGGCTTGGAGTTGGAATCCTCGAAGACGAGGGTGGCGGTCGGCGGGGTGTCGGACACCGTTTCCACCATGCCGGCATTCCATTCCTTCACCGCAAGCTCCATGCCCTGACGATGGGCGGCACCGGTATTCGCGGCAGGGCCCGTCATCGGTCCGATGACGCCGATCGTGACCTCCTGGGCGGAGGCGAGGGACGCCGCTCCGCTGGCAAGCGCGGCAGAGAGGATTCCTGCGGTCAGTATTTTCCTGGTCGTGGTGGTCATGTTCTATCTCCAGTTGGAAGGACTAGGTGAATTGGCCAGGACGGCGGACTTCTTTTGAATTTGGTCCGTTCATGTCCGGGACGTGGTGCCACGTCGCTGTCTGAGCTTCAGGGCGGCCAGTCCCTGAGGCGCGACGAAGACGAAGAAGATGATGCCCGTACCGTAAAGAAGCATGCGGAAATCGCCGAATTCCCGCAGCATCTCGGACGCTACGGTAAGAAGAAGGGCCCCGTAGACCGGCCCGAAGAAGCGTCCGACGCCGCCGACGATGATCATCGCCAGAAGCGTGATCAGCATTTCGGGTCCGGCAACCGAGATTGGCGTCAGGATCATGACGTAATGCGCATAGATCGCCCCGCTCAGGCCAACCACGCCCGCGCTCAGCGCGAAGGCGAAGATCTTCCACCGGGACAGATGCACGCCCAGGCTTTCCGCCGCAGCTTCGGCATCGCGAATGGCAAAGAAGGTCAGACCGGTCCGCGAGGTCAGCAGCGCCAGCAACGCAATATGAACCGTGACGAAGAAGACGGCCGCCAGCGCATAGGAACCGACCGCGTTGCCGACGCCGAACCGTAGCGTCATGTCACCGATGTGGATGGGGTCGAACGTCGGAATGCCCCAGAACCCCAGTTCGCCGCGCGTGATTTCCTTGAGATTCGAAAAGATCAGCCGCACGATTTCGGCAAAGGCGAGGGTGACGATCGCGACGTGGGGCATCGACCGAATCCGCAGGATCGGAAAGCCGATGATGACCCCCGCAATGGCAGCGGTCAGTGCCCCGACCCAGATCGTCAGCCAGGGGCTGATACCACCGTAATAGGCGACGATGGCCGAGATATAGGCGCCGATCGCAAAGAAGGCATGATGCCCCAGTGTCTTCAGGCCAAGCATTCCCAGCGTCAGGTTCCAGCCGCTGGCGAAGATCGCAAAGATCAGAAAGATCGTAAGGATGTGAAGGATATAGTCATTCAGCGGCAGGAACGGCACGACAAGCAGACAGGCCGCGATCCCGAGCAGCACCAGATAGGGGCGGCGTCCAAATACTTCGAGCATGGATCAGCCCTCCCTTCCGGCAAAGAGACCGTTCGGCCGGAACCAGATGACAATGATAAGGAACGTGAAGGCGATGACGTCCCGCCATTCGGTCGGCGCAAAGGCGACGCCCACGGATTCGATCATGCCCAGCAGGAAGCCCGCCGCGACAGCGCCGCCGAAGGATCCCAGCCCGCCAAGGATCACCACCGCGAACCCCTTCAGCAGATAGGCGACGCCCATCCACGGGTTCACGGTCACGAGCGGCGAAAGCAGGATCGCGCCGGCTCCGGCCAGGACGGCGGAAATCGCGAAGACCGCAGTATGGACCAGCCCCGAAGGAATGCCCACCGCCAGCGCCGCCTCTGCATCCTGGGCCGTGGCCCGGACCATCCGGCCAAGGGGGGTGCGATAC
The Pseudooceanicola algae genome window above contains:
- a CDS encoding ABC transporter substrate-binding protein, producing the protein MTTTTRKILTAGILSAALASGAASLASAQEVTIGVIGPMTGPAANTGAAHRQGMELAVKEWNAGMVETVSDTPPTATLVFEDSNSKPEVGISAAQRLMTQDSVDMIIGDTLHSHVTMALMEMAPQYGVPILSAEPVSSAIADKVLSDPERYEYYWKGNYNSDGYGQAVHGFYKWAFENDVIEEGNKQIAFVVEDTDYGLANAEQIGKLFEEDGWEVIATETTPTGTTDFYPQLSKLRGLDPDVLISVFTLANSGTSFVRQLDEQALEASHLAIFYPTRPEFMEVAPEIADGLIWAALQFSPEITPAHQEFSDRIEAEFDTPANYSHAHAYCTMLVALRAVDAAGSTEAAAISEEIGKTDYECLIGRMQFGEDHTVRSGADAIPVPVAQMQDGQNQVIWPENVATADAK
- a CDS encoding FadR/GntR family transcriptional regulator — encoded protein: MSHLLTRTPKRSSVIAGEIRSWIITEGLEPGDSLPVEKEMITAFGASRATIREALKELEVQGLVRMKTGPNGGPIVTGSSVLESIQAVQNFCYFEKVTIDDIYELRSTIEVQLMYSVVGHIDEETFDRLDAQIELSSIPAHDERSRRRQREAEFEFHTIIASCVPNRLLLLMIEVIVGILVNATARESAAHELHGEWSRENSRYHADIVAALRREDAETAARLMREHMEIAHRHLKLMYGDLSLEAIALTAPERN
- a CDS encoding branched-chain amino acid ABC transporter permease produces the protein MLEVFGRRPYLVLLGIAACLLVVPFLPLNDYILHILTIFLIFAIFASGWNLTLGMLGLKTLGHHAFFAIGAYISAIVAYYGGISPWLTIWVGALTAAIAGVIIGFPILRIRSMPHVAIVTLAFAEIVRLIFSNLKEITRGELGFWGIPTFDPIHIGDMTLRFGVGNAVGSYALAAVFFVTVHIALLALLTSRTGLTFFAIRDAEAAAESLGVHLSRWKIFAFALSAGVVGLSGAIYAHYVMILTPISVAGPEMLITLLAMIIVGGVGRFFGPVYGALLLTVASEMLREFGDFRMLLYGTGIIFFVFVAPQGLAALKLRQRRGTTSRT